A region of Dictyostelium discoideum AX4 chromosome 1 chromosome, whole genome shotgun sequence DNA encodes the following proteins:
- the rab7A gene encoding Rab GTPase, which produces MATKKKVLLKVIILGDSGVGKTSLMNQYVNKKFSNQYKATIGADFLTKELMVDDRVVTMQIWDTAGQERFQSLGVAFYRGADCCVLCYDVNVAKTFENLDSWRDEFLIQAGPRDPDNFPFVVLGNKIDLENQRVVSQKRAASWCQSKGNIPYFETSAKEAINVEQAFQTIARNAIKLEDGLVFPIPTNIQVIPEPQPAKSGCC; this is translated from the exons atggcCACAAAGAAAAAggttttattaaaa GTTATCATTTTAGGTGATTCAGGTGTTGGTAAAACATCTCTCATGAATCaatatgtaaataaaaaattcagcAATCAATACAAAGCAACCATTGGTGCTGATTTCTTAACAAAAGAATTAATGGTCGATGACAGAGTTGTCACCATGCAA ATTTGGGATACAg cTGGTCAAGAACGTTTCCAATCATTAGGTGTTGCTTTCTATCGTGGTGCTGATTGTTGTGTATTATGTTATGATGTCAATGTTGCCAAAACATTTGAAAATCTTGATTCATGGAGagatgaatttttaattcaagcTGGTCCACGTGATCCAGATAATTTCCCATTCGTCGTTTTAGGTAACAAAATCGATTTAGAGAATCAACGTGTTGTTTCACAAAAGAGAGCAGCATCATGGTGTCAAAGCAAAGGTAACATTCCATACTTTGAAACTTCTGCCAAAGAAGCCATCAATGTTGAACAAGCTTTCCAAACCATTGCTAGAAATGCTATTAAATTAGAAGATGGTTTAGTTTTCCCAATTCCAACTAATATTCAAGTCATTCCAGAACCACAACCAGCTAAATCAGGTTGttgttaa